tgtgtcttacctaacaacctgtcggtattgtataccattttgatgttcatctttattccgaaacgtttcgtctacacagtaggcttcttcagtcgagtacaaaaaagTTGGCAGAAGcaggtagagatgtgaagacgatgtcatcagtccatcacccttgaagacgtagtttcgaggtggtcagttcctcagctaagggactgatcacctcaaaattaataaaattaataaataaaattttgGAAGAATTTAAAATACACTAGAcaaatttttgggtagaatataaactatgtttcacggatcactgactGCCCACATCATCATataaagtcaggtgttgttggtgatggcagtgaggtgtagtctcgttcttatatgccttcctgttaacctttcaTACAGCTCCTGATTTCCAAAATTAATAAAGATTTGGTTTATTTTCAGGGATCGATAGAGATATCTTCTGAGGTTTTCCATACGCCAAGATATTATTTCCACTATAACGTTCTTGACGACGATTCTGGTACCGACTTCTCCCACCAGGAGACTCGGGAAGGCCATTACACCCATGGCTCGTACACTGTGCTGCTCCCTGACGGTCGTCTTCAGAAGGTGACTTACTACGTTAATGGTGACTCAGGTTTCGTGGCCGAAGTGACGTATGAGGGAGTGGCTCGCTACCCTGAGTCTGAAGAGTACGAGCGAAGTCCTCCACGCAGATCGAAGTTTCCAAAGGCTGACTCAGGAGAGTCGTTTTGGACTCAGTGGTCTCCGAAGCCAAGAATTTAATACGTCCAGCTACAGTGAATATTGTATCCATTAAGATCCAACAGTGATCCTCTGTGAGGTCAAACATTAATACGTTCAGCTGAATaaatagacacatgtacaacatctgggtatctttatttgtatacatttcgctatccagtggcttcatcagtacagtacaaggacataatgtgaagaatataGAATCACAGACAAAAGATAAGGAAGTcagtccttgtattgtattgataaagccactggagggcgaaacgtctacagatatGTGACTAATtctacatcttgtcggtactgtgtaccattccTGTACAATACGTCAAGTTGCAGTGAATATCGTGCGTCCTAAGATCAAACACTTCCTTACGTTGGCACATATACGACTACACAAACCACAACAACATCGAAGTAAAAGAACTCTTCAAGAGGGACTGATTGTCTCGAACTCCTCCACCGatctcctttgtattggactgaagaagccactgactggcgaaacgtttccacaataaagatacctgaaatgaTGCACAAATGTTTCTCTCATTCTTCAACCCTTTGAGAAATCTCCTGGCTCGTACTGGTCAGGTtcttctctcatatatatatatatatatatatatatatatatatatatatatatatatatatatatatatatatatatatatatatatatatatatatatatatatatatatatatatatatatatatatatatatatatatatatatatatatatatatatatatatatatatatatatatatatatatatatatatatggcttacTCTTCaatcatcataataatcatcATTAGAGCCTCGGTTATCATTCAGTAACTTCCAATCATCCGTATGTGTCCTGCCAAGACTGAAAATAATTGAATCATACAAGCATCTCATAGCAACTTGTGTACACTTCATGCATAAGTGACTCTTGAAATCgcagtaaaacaattacagacaaATCACGAAACGGGCAAAGGCTCGAACCCACGGCAGGCGAGCTCTAAAACTCCctggccagtgtgctaaccactggaCCATGCCTGCTTGTGGTTTATTCAAGCCAGACATCATGTGACCCAAAACAGTGAACATTCCTACCAAAAACTcatgcccggtggcctggtggctaaagctcccgcttcacacacggagggcccgggttcgattcccggcgggtggaaatccgacacgtttccttacacctattgtcctgttcacctagcagcaaataggtacctgggtgttagtcgtctggtgtgggtcgcatcctgggggacaagattaaggaccccaatggaaataagttagacagtcctcgatgacgcactgactttcttgggttatcctgggtggctaaccctccggggttaaaaatccaaaaaaaaaaaaaaaaaacgaaacgaACGACATATACTGTATGAAGCAATTCAACAATTTGCATTAATAAacgttcaaatcccacccgttccatggttcaAACGAATTTACCTGACAAATGACACAGAATCGCCTACAGTAACCCATATTTATCACATTAGGTATAATCAGCCCCTTATAAAGTCCCTTAAGAATGGCCTAACTTAATCtaaaggcaaagaggggaatgtatgagagtatagttttaccaacgctcttatatgggtgtgaagcgtgggtgatgaatgttgcagcgaggagaaggctggaggcagtggagatgtcatgtctgactgcagagaattcgtagtttggaagttgtgcgggattaccaaaactgttgtcagagggctgaggaagggttgttgaggtggttcggacatgtagagagaatggaacgaaacagaatgacttcaagag
Above is a genomic segment from Cherax quadricarinatus isolate ZL_2023a chromosome 81, ASM3850222v1, whole genome shotgun sequence containing:
- the LOC128699774 gene encoding cuticle protein 21-like, whose amino-acid sequence is MTVCQVVAAVVCSRTRGYPPTSSLGSIEISSEVFHTPRYYFHYNVLDDDSGTDFSHQETREGHYTHGSYTVLLPDGRLQKVTYYVNGDSGFVAEVTYEGVARYPESEEYERSPPRRSKFPKADSGESFWTQWSPKPRI